The Thalassotalea sp. HSM 43 genome window below encodes:
- a CDS encoding transcriptional regulator GcvA yields MSTRLPPLNALKSFEASARHLSFTKAANELFVTQAAVSHQIKALESFLGIKLFKRKNRALLLTEEGQSYFLDIKDIFIALQDATQKLLAQGEKGAITVSIQPSLAILWLVPKLSEFHKLYPDIDVRIKADDDEDDTLVDSVDIAFYYGRGPWPNVHAQKIFTEYLIPVCSPMLLTSEQPIINVDDLQHHTLLHDSSRKDWKRWYKSCALSSKKVEQGPIFSHSALVLQAAIHGQGVALVNNTLAKPELDAGRLVMPFEQVLVNKDAYYVVCRDEHLDTPRIAQFIEWVIQAAEQEQFNPEAG; encoded by the coding sequence ATGTCGACTCGGTTACCCCCATTAAATGCCTTAAAATCTTTTGAAGCGTCAGCAAGACACCTTAGCTTTACCAAGGCTGCCAATGAGCTGTTTGTTACTCAAGCAGCGGTATCGCATCAAATCAAGGCGTTGGAAAGCTTTTTGGGTATTAAACTGTTCAAACGCAAGAATAGAGCTTTGCTGCTAACCGAAGAAGGGCAGTCGTATTTTCTCGACATTAAAGATATTTTTATCGCGTTGCAGGATGCGACGCAAAAATTATTGGCGCAAGGCGAGAAGGGCGCCATCACGGTGAGTATTCAGCCGAGCTTAGCGATTTTATGGTTGGTGCCAAAATTAAGTGAGTTTCATAAACTCTATCCTGATATTGATGTGCGTATCAAAGCCGATGATGACGAAGACGATACCTTAGTCGACAGTGTCGATATTGCTTTTTACTACGGCCGGGGCCCTTGGCCTAATGTTCATGCACAAAAAATATTTACCGAGTATTTGATTCCAGTATGCTCGCCGATGTTATTAACGTCAGAGCAGCCGATCATCAATGTAGATGATTTACAGCATCATACTTTACTGCATGATAGCTCAAGAAAAGACTGGAAACGCTGGTACAAGTCCTGCGCACTGAGTTCAAAAAAAGTGGAACAAGGCCCTATTTTTAGCCATTCGGCATTGGTACTGCAAGCGGCGATTCATGGTCAAGGCGTCGCTTTGGTAAATAATACCTTAGCCAAACCAGAACTTGATGCCGGCAGGTTAGTGATGCCGTTTGAACAGGTATTAGTAAACAAAGACGCTTATTATGTGGTCTGCCGTGATGAGCATTTGGATACGCCGCGGATAGCACAGTTCATTGAATGGGTGATACAAGCCGCAGAGCAAGAACAATTTAACCCGGAGGCTGGTTAG
- a CDS encoding Ig-like domain-containing protein, whose product MKPLKHLFYLFALVFLTACDGDSFTGKDEEGTDPTQPTTTIEVEIDNTSLSATSPATVTATVKSNGEAQQGVVVSFDSDIALFDVESATALTNSNGIAIIGLIAGDVQGAGSVTASIDTGESATVGFESAGDGASTDPSNEGSDNYAVTVLLDIDRVSIDKLNPATLTATVLDGSEPLVGDVVTFSSTLGNLDPASGTALTDANGVATIMLTAGDVKGAGTVTATSSSGQFNTIGFATEGDQVSAVTVDVIMVEPGTMNEISVINATTPGQLIATVIGISDDVIVTFSSDLGEIPIPTAITDENNQAIVDIYAGNALGADTVSASLKDGETGEKLIVIGATDLQMGSGDPFTEGVAELSLATVSAGGTTVVTVDIKDDMGNVYNLPVDVEFSSNCAIAGTAALGSPVTTSNGSASSTYLAQGCIGDDPINVSANAGGVNLTATVNVNVLAADAGSIEFVSASPENISLRGVGGTESSTVKFRVLDVNGNPVPNTLVDFGLNTDLGGVALDPIQATTDSNGVVQTVVNSGTVSTSVRVTATINGLVPAISSQSSLLVISTGIPDQDSFTLSAETLNPEGWDVDGTEVAITARLADAFNNPAPDGTAVSFTTEGGSIEPSCVIMAGACTVVWTSQAPHPTGPEDATPAVINPIDLTLGNRVGGRATILAHAIGEESFVDLNGNGRFDGSTVLAGHAQTELQAFQNNNDISGNPYDLPEAFVDHNEDGVFDRAVAGAENETYIDFDNSGTYEAADTIYNGSLCAEGLGEAEGCADQTSLTVRGEIRLVMSGSEALWTQNGDGDADADPVNGVDNDGVVNIQGENSAWASVVIADLHNQPMPQGTVVEFTATAGSIVGPDSFVWPNENRNGGRAFQVTIEGEDEPKTGSLLVEVTTPSGHSTVFTAYPIVISAVP is encoded by the coding sequence ATGAAGCCGCTTAAGCATCTTTTTTACCTGTTCGCGCTAGTGTTTCTTACAGCTTGTGATGGTGATTCGTTTACTGGTAAGGACGAGGAAGGTACCGACCCGACTCAACCGACAACAACCATTGAAGTCGAAATCGATAATACAAGTCTTAGTGCAACATCCCCAGCTACTGTTACCGCAACCGTTAAATCTAACGGTGAAGCACAACAAGGCGTGGTAGTCAGTTTCGATTCTGATATTGCCCTTTTTGACGTTGAATCTGCAACCGCATTAACCAATAGTAACGGTATTGCAATTATTGGCTTAATCGCCGGCGATGTGCAAGGCGCAGGTAGTGTCACCGCCAGTATTGACACTGGTGAAAGTGCCACGGTTGGTTTTGAATCTGCCGGTGATGGTGCCAGTACTGACCCATCTAATGAGGGCAGTGATAATTACGCTGTCACCGTACTTTTAGACATTGACCGTGTTTCCATTGATAAACTTAATCCGGCAACATTAACCGCTACGGTACTAGATGGCAGCGAACCACTTGTTGGCGATGTCGTTACCTTTAGCTCAACCTTGGGTAATCTCGATCCTGCCAGTGGTACGGCACTGACTGATGCAAATGGTGTCGCCACAATTATGCTAACAGCCGGTGATGTCAAAGGCGCTGGTACAGTGACAGCAACAAGTTCCAGCGGTCAATTCAATACCATTGGTTTTGCTACTGAAGGCGATCAGGTTTCGGCGGTAACTGTCGATGTGATCATGGTTGAACCTGGCACAATGAATGAAATATCCGTCATTAACGCCACTACACCTGGTCAATTGATTGCGACTGTAATAGGCATTTCAGATGATGTGATCGTTACTTTTTCAAGTGATTTAGGTGAAATTCCAATTCCGACCGCCATTACCGATGAAAATAACCAAGCCATTGTTGATATTTACGCGGGTAACGCTTTAGGTGCTGATACTGTATCGGCCAGCCTAAAAGACGGTGAAACAGGCGAGAAATTGATTGTTATTGGTGCTACCGACCTGCAAATGGGTAGTGGTGACCCGTTCACTGAAGGGGTTGCTGAGCTTTCTCTAGCAACGGTGTCTGCTGGTGGTACAACGGTTGTCACGGTTGATATCAAAGACGATATGGGCAATGTTTACAACTTACCCGTTGACGTTGAATTCAGCTCAAATTGTGCCATTGCGGGTACCGCAGCTCTTGGCTCGCCGGTTACTACGTCAAATGGTAGTGCAAGCAGTACTTATTTAGCACAAGGCTGTATTGGTGATGATCCAATCAACGTTTCTGCTAATGCCGGCGGTGTTAACTTAACAGCCACGGTTAATGTAAACGTATTAGCCGCAGATGCGGGTAGTATAGAGTTTGTTAGTGCATCACCTGAAAACATTTCCCTAAGAGGTGTTGGTGGTACGGAAAGCTCTACGGTTAAATTCCGCGTATTAGATGTTAACGGTAACCCGGTGCCAAATACATTGGTAGATTTTGGTTTAAATACCGACCTTGGTGGTGTTGCTCTTGACCCTATCCAGGCAACAACAGACAGCAATGGTGTGGTGCAAACCGTGGTTAATTCTGGAACGGTTTCGACATCAGTGCGTGTGACCGCGACCATCAATGGTTTGGTACCGGCGATTTCATCGCAATCTAGCTTGTTGGTTATTTCAACGGGTATTCCTGATCAAGACAGCTTCACTCTATCTGCTGAAACACTTAACCCGGAAGGCTGGGACGTTGATGGCACCGAAGTGGCGATTACTGCACGTCTTGCCGATGCGTTTAACAACCCGGCACCAGATGGCACGGCGGTCTCATTTACCACTGAGGGTGGTTCTATTGAACCGTCGTGTGTGATAATGGCAGGTGCATGTACAGTGGTTTGGACCAGTCAAGCTCCTCACCCGACAGGACCGGAAGATGCAACCCCAGCGGTTATTAACCCAATTGATTTAACCTTAGGTAACCGTGTCGGTGGTCGTGCGACGATATTGGCGCATGCTATTGGTGAAGAGTCTTTTGTTGATTTGAACGGTAACGGTCGCTTTGATGGCAGCACGGTTCTTGCCGGTCATGCGCAAACAGAGTTACAAGCTTTCCAAAACAACAATGACATATCAGGTAATCCATATGATTTACCAGAAGCATTTGTTGATCACAACGAAGACGGTGTTTTCGACCGTGCGGTTGCTGGTGCTGAAAATGAAACCTATATTGATTTCGACAACTCAGGCACCTATGAAGCCGCCGATACTATATACAATGGTAGTTTATGTGCAGAAGGTCTTGGCGAAGCAGAAGGCTGTGCTGATCAAACATCATTGACCGTACGTGGTGAAATTAGATTAGTTATGTCCGGTAGCGAGGCATTATGGACACAAAATGGTGACGGTGATGCTGATGCCGATCCTGTCAATGGTGTTGATAACGACGGTGTGGTTAACATTCAAGGTGAAAACTCAGCTTGGGCAAGTGTGGTAATTGCTGATTTACATAATCAGCCAATGCCACAAGGTACGGTTGTTGAATTTACGGCAACGGCTGGTTCGATAGTCGGTCCTGATAGCTTTGTATGGCCAAACGAAAACCGTAATGGTGGCCGTGCTTTTCAGGTTACTATTGAAGGTGAAGACGAGCCAAAAACTGGATCATTGTTGGTGGAAGTGACCACGCCTTCGGGACATTCAACTGTTTTTACTGCTTACCCAATTGTGATATCAGCGGTGCCATAA
- the topA gene encoding type I DNA topoisomerase has protein sequence MAKSLVIVESPAKAKTINKYLGKDYVVKSSVGHIRDLPTSGGKKAATKSPAEVRKMTPAQKERYKKKREKVALFNRMGINPEKDWQATYAVLPGKEKVVDDLKKLAEKADTIYLATDLDREGEAIAWHLKEVIGGDDERFRRVVFNEITQSAIKDAFEQPSELNMNGVNAQQARRFLDRIVGFMVSPLLWKKVARGLSAGRVQSVAVKLVVERERDIKAFVPQEYWDIDANTTTAAGDALKLAVSKHAGNTFKVDNEKDAMDAVATLQDASYAVTKREDKPSKSTPSAPYITSTLQQAASTRLGFGVKKTMMLAQRLYEAGHITYMRTDSTNLSKEAVENCRQYINDNFGANYLPDSAKTYGAKANAQEAHEAIRPSNVTKEAALLGEMEVDARKLYDLIWRQFVACQMTAARYDLTTLTITAADYQLRAKGKVLRFDGWTKVHSRSTGKSASDKDVNLPDLQVGDKLTLVDLDPEQHFTKPPSRFGEASLVKELEKRSIGRPSTYAAIISTIQDRGYVRLESKRFYAEKMGEIVTDALSGSFEHLMNYDFTANMESQLDEIAEDKSYWKDVLNLFYSDFTGQLEQADKDMDEGGMQQNLPVLTNIECPECGREMGIRTASTGVFLGCTGYNLPPKERCTKTMNLTPGEEAVSVLSEDRETEALMAMKRCDKCGTAMDSYLIDESRKLHVCGNNPVCDGYKLEKGEFKIKGYDGPVLECDRCSSDMELKNGRFGKYFDCTNSECKNTRKLLANGEAAPPKEDPVDLPELKCEKSDAFFKLRDGASGIFLAASTFPKSRETRAPKVAELHRFRDRISPKFYYLADAPQQDGDGNDYIVRYSRKNKEQYVMTEIDGKATGWVAKFVDGKWVEEQTKKSKASKTSKAKKK, from the coding sequence ATGGCTAAATCTCTGGTAATTGTGGAGTCGCCAGCCAAAGCGAAAACAATTAACAAGTACTTGGGCAAAGACTACGTGGTGAAATCCAGCGTTGGTCATATTCGCGATCTTCCAACTTCGGGTGGCAAGAAAGCAGCAACCAAATCTCCTGCGGAAGTTCGCAAGATGACGCCTGCGCAAAAGGAGCGCTATAAAAAGAAACGTGAAAAAGTTGCTTTGTTTAATCGTATGGGTATCAACCCGGAAAAAGATTGGCAAGCGACTTACGCGGTATTGCCTGGCAAAGAAAAGGTTGTTGATGACCTTAAAAAGCTGGCAGAGAAAGCCGACACCATTTATCTCGCGACGGATTTGGATCGCGAGGGAGAAGCGATTGCCTGGCATTTAAAAGAAGTTATTGGTGGTGATGACGAACGTTTTCGTCGTGTGGTGTTTAATGAGATCACGCAAAGTGCCATTAAAGATGCCTTCGAACAACCAAGTGAATTAAATATGAACGGCGTAAATGCACAGCAGGCGCGCCGTTTCCTAGACCGTATTGTTGGCTTTATGGTAAGCCCACTATTATGGAAGAAAGTTGCTCGTGGCTTGTCTGCGGGACGCGTACAGTCTGTCGCCGTAAAACTGGTTGTTGAGCGTGAGCGTGACATCAAAGCGTTTGTACCACAAGAATATTGGGATATTGATGCCAATACCACGACAGCAGCTGGTGACGCGTTAAAACTGGCGGTAAGTAAACACGCCGGTAATACCTTTAAAGTTGATAATGAAAAAGACGCGATGGACGCGGTAGCGACGTTGCAAGACGCCAGTTATGCGGTCACTAAACGCGAAGATAAGCCATCTAAGAGCACACCGTCTGCACCATATATCACATCAACCCTGCAACAAGCGGCAAGTACCCGACTTGGTTTTGGGGTGAAGAAAACCATGATGTTGGCGCAACGTTTATACGAAGCAGGCCATATTACTTATATGCGTACCGATTCAACCAATTTATCAAAAGAAGCGGTTGAAAATTGTCGTCAGTACATCAACGACAATTTTGGTGCAAATTATTTGCCTGACAGTGCTAAAACCTATGGCGCTAAAGCTAATGCACAAGAGGCGCATGAGGCGATTCGACCTTCAAATGTGACTAAAGAAGCGGCATTGCTTGGCGAAATGGAAGTTGATGCGCGTAAATTGTACGACTTAATATGGCGTCAGTTTGTGGCCTGTCAAATGACCGCCGCTCGCTATGATTTAACCACCTTAACCATAACCGCAGCAGACTATCAGTTGCGTGCCAAAGGTAAAGTCTTGCGTTTTGACGGTTGGACGAAAGTACACAGCCGTTCAACAGGTAAGAGTGCTAGCGATAAAGACGTAAACCTACCAGACTTGCAAGTTGGCGATAAGCTGACCTTGGTCGACTTAGATCCTGAACAGCACTTTACTAAGCCGCCATCAAGATTTGGTGAAGCGTCATTGGTTAAAGAGCTAGAGAAACGTAGCATTGGTCGTCCATCAACCTATGCGGCGATTATTTCGACCATTCAAGATCGCGGTTATGTGCGCCTTGAAAGCAAACGTTTTTATGCCGAAAAAATGGGTGAAATTGTCACCGATGCATTATCGGGCAGCTTTGAACACCTGATGAATTATGACTTTACCGCCAATATGGAAAGTCAACTTGATGAAATCGCCGAAGACAAAAGCTATTGGAAAGATGTTTTAAACCTGTTTTATAGCGACTTTACCGGTCAGCTTGAGCAAGCAGACAAAGACATGGATGAAGGTGGCATGCAGCAAAACTTGCCAGTTTTAACCAATATCGAATGTCCTGAGTGTGGCCGTGAAATGGGTATACGTACCGCATCTACCGGTGTTTTCTTAGGTTGTACTGGCTACAACTTACCACCTAAGGAACGTTGTACCAAAACCATGAACTTAACGCCTGGTGAAGAAGCGGTGAGCGTGTTGTCAGAAGACCGTGAAACCGAAGCGCTTATGGCGATGAAGCGTTGTGACAAGTGTGGCACAGCGATGGACAGCTATTTGATCGACGAATCTCGTAAGCTGCATGTGTGCGGTAATAATCCGGTTTGTGATGGTTACAAGCTTGAGAAAGGCGAGTTTAAGATCAAAGGCTATGATGGTCCGGTATTAGAGTGTGATCGCTGTAGCAGCGATATGGAACTTAAAAACGGCCGATTTGGTAAGTACTTTGACTGTACTAACTCAGAATGTAAAAACACCCGTAAACTTTTGGCGAACGGTGAAGCTGCGCCGCCAAAAGAAGATCCAGTTGATTTACCTGAGTTGAAATGTGAAAAGTCAGATGCGTTCTTTAAGTTGCGCGACGGAGCGTCAGGTATTTTCCTTGCCGCCAGTACATTCCCTAAATCAAGGGAAACCAGAGCGCCAAAAGTAGCTGAGTTACATCGTTTTCGCGATAGAATTTCACCTAAGTTCTATTACTTAGCTGATGCGCCGCAACAAGATGGTGATGGCAACGATTATATTGTTCGTTATTCAAGAAAGAATAAAGAGCAATACGTTATGACCGAAATCGATGGTAAAGCCACCGGTTGGGTTGCCAAATTTGTTGATGGCAAGTGGGTTGAAGAGCAGACGAAAAAGTCAAAAGCGAGCAAAACCAGCAAAGCCAAGAAAAAATAG
- a CDS encoding alpha/beta family hydrolase, with product MSVVDDLTWHLDKADNAIASIIFAHGAGAAFDSEFMQIVTDGLVAKGINVYRFNFPYMQQRALDGKRRPPNRMPALEQSFAERLAKYNDDLPLFVAGKSMGSRVAALVSDHEKVLGVVALGYPFHPPKKLEKTRLEPLLQATKPVLILQGERDALGNKQDIDGYQLPKTIELQFFADGDHDLKPRVRSGHSHQQHLAQAIASMVQFMEQHS from the coding sequence ATGAGTGTTGTTGACGATTTAACATGGCATTTAGATAAAGCCGACAACGCCATAGCGTCGATTATTTTCGCCCATGGTGCTGGCGCTGCTTTTGACAGCGAGTTTATGCAGATTGTGACCGATGGCCTCGTCGCCAAAGGCATTAATGTATATCGCTTCAATTTTCCTTATATGCAGCAACGGGCGCTCGATGGCAAACGCCGACCGCCAAACCGTATGCCTGCGCTCGAACAAAGTTTTGCTGAACGGTTGGCAAAATATAATGATGATTTACCCTTGTTTGTCGCAGGTAAGTCGATGGGCTCTAGAGTGGCGGCATTAGTCAGCGACCATGAAAAAGTACTTGGGGTTGTTGCCTTAGGTTACCCGTTTCATCCGCCAAAGAAGCTTGAAAAAACCAGATTGGAGCCGTTACTGCAGGCGACTAAGCCAGTACTTATACTGCAGGGTGAGAGAGATGCGTTGGGTAATAAGCAGGATATTGACGGCTATCAGTTACCCAAGACAATTGAATTGCAATTTTTCGCCGATGGCGATCATGATTTGAAACCAAGAGTTCGTTCAGGTCATAGTCATCAGCAACATTTGGCACAGGCGATTGCATCTATGGTGCAATTTATGGAGCAACACTCATGA
- the cysB gene encoding HTH-type transcriptional regulator CysB, with product MKLQQLRYIVEVLNNNLNVSATAESLYTSQPGISKQVRMLEDELGVQIFGRSGKHLTHVTQAGHEIIRIASDILSKVEGIKAVSREYTQPDEGRLRIATTHTQARYALPEVIKGFVKKYDKVSLHMYQGTPAQISDAAAKGDADFAIATESLHLYNDLIMLPCYHWNRSIIVTKDHPLAQVSKLTMQDVAAYPLVTYVFGFTGRSVLDKAFQSAQLDPKIVFTATDADVIKTYVRLGVGIGVVATMAIDPVQDSDLVVLDASHLFEPSTTKIGFRRGTFLRSYMFDFIERFAPHLNRDIVTKAMLLKNNEEIERLIGDVELPLK from the coding sequence ATGAAACTGCAGCAACTCAGATACATCGTCGAAGTCTTAAATAACAACCTTAATGTTTCCGCAACCGCAGAGAGTCTTTACACCTCGCAACCTGGTATTAGTAAACAGGTTCGTATGTTGGAAGATGAGTTAGGGGTGCAAATCTTTGGTCGCTCAGGTAAACACCTGACACATGTTACTCAGGCTGGTCATGAAATTATTCGTATCGCCTCGGACATCCTTTCTAAAGTTGAAGGTATAAAAGCGGTTTCTCGTGAATACACCCAACCTGATGAAGGCAGATTGCGTATTGCGACGACGCACACCCAAGCTCGTTATGCGTTGCCGGAAGTGATAAAGGGCTTTGTTAAGAAATACGACAAAGTATCTTTGCATATGTATCAAGGTACACCTGCGCAAATCAGTGATGCCGCTGCCAAAGGCGATGCCGATTTTGCCATTGCAACTGAGTCTTTGCATTTGTATAACGATTTGATCATGTTGCCATGTTACCACTGGAATCGCAGTATCATTGTTACTAAAGACCACCCGTTGGCGCAAGTTAGCAAACTCACCATGCAAGATGTTGCAGCGTATCCATTGGTTACTTATGTATTCGGCTTTACCGGTCGTAGCGTGCTTGATAAAGCGTTTCAAAGTGCTCAACTTGACCCTAAAATCGTCTTTACTGCAACCGATGCCGATGTGATCAAAACCTATGTTCGTCTTGGTGTTGGTATTGGTGTGGTGGCAACAATGGCCATTGACCCGGTTCAAGACAGTGATTTAGTGGTTCTTGATGCCAGCCATTTATTTGAGCCAAGCACAACCAAGATTGGATTTAGACGCGGAACCTTCTTACGCAGCTATATGTTTGATTTTATCGAGCGTTTTGCACCGCATTTAAATCGAGACATTGTTACTAAAGCTATGTTGCTGAAAAATAATGAAGAAATTGAACGCTTGATTGGCGATGTTGAATTGCCATTAAAGTAA
- a CDS encoding DUF423 domain-containing protein, with protein MIRASLAAFVGVSGASLVLFSAWLSHGANDLPPQTLKNLIIAVSFGFVHILALVSSISLFEQHISAKVASYGFVTGIILFCGSIITKSFLHIGFLANVAPVGGMAFVLGWLCLAISIGKKH; from the coding sequence ATGATCCGAGCTAGCTTAGCCGCATTTGTCGGCGTCAGCGGTGCAAGTCTGGTATTATTCAGCGCGTGGTTGTCTCATGGGGCCAATGATTTGCCGCCGCAAACATTGAAAAACCTGATCATTGCCGTCAGTTTTGGTTTTGTTCATATATTGGCGTTAGTGTCGTCAATCAGCTTATTTGAGCAACATATATCGGCAAAAGTCGCCAGTTATGGGTTTGTGACTGGCATAATATTGTTTTGTGGCTCTATCATTACAAAAAGCTTTTTACATATCGGCTTTTTGGCTAATGTCGCTCCAGTCGGTGGTATGGCTTTTGTTTTAGGCTGGTTATGCTTGGCTATTTCTATAGGAAAAAAACATTAA
- a CDS encoding dicarboxylate/amino acid:cation symporter, whose product MNKESANSLTARIVIGMIAGIGLGLLFKAMLPKDGDLIIPLGLFDFYVRGFFVDGIFEIGGQIFVTSLKMLVVPLVFVSLVCGTCSLTDTSKIGSIGGRAIGLYLITTAIAITIAIFAGLLVAPGEGVNMTSEVTFAAAEAPTLAQVIIGMFPSNPFDAFAKGNMLQVIVFALLFGIAVALAGEAGERISKQFEDLNEVIMRLVVILMNLAPYGVFCLMTTLFVKLDPSAFANLAAYFFTVLGVLILHALLTYPTLLKVLTGLNPIIFIKKMRTTAMFAFSTASSNATIPSTLNTTTKKLGVGNSIASFTVPMGATINMDGTAIMQGVATVFIAQVFNVDLTVTDFLMVIVTATLASIGTAGVPGVGLIMLAMVLAQVGLPVEGIGLIIGVDRLLDMVRTAVNVTGDSMVTVVVGKAEGQFNQDVYNSVDDTRGDRIDFHHLKDK is encoded by the coding sequence ATGAACAAAGAAAGCGCAAATAGTTTAACGGCCCGCATTGTTATTGGCATGATCGCCGGTATTGGTCTGGGTTTGTTATTCAAGGCCATGCTGCCAAAAGATGGCGATCTAATTATTCCTCTCGGCCTTTTTGATTTTTACGTCCGAGGATTTTTCGTTGATGGCATATTTGAAATTGGCGGGCAAATATTCGTCACCAGTTTAAAAATGTTGGTGGTGCCACTGGTCTTTGTCTCATTAGTGTGCGGTACGTGCTCACTTACAGATACCTCAAAAATAGGTAGCATAGGTGGACGAGCTATTGGTTTATATTTAATCACCACTGCGATCGCCATCACCATCGCCATTTTCGCTGGCTTGCTGGTTGCACCAGGTGAAGGGGTCAACATGACCTCTGAGGTCACCTTCGCTGCCGCTGAGGCACCGACTTTAGCACAAGTGATTATTGGCATGTTCCCATCAAACCCATTTGATGCCTTTGCCAAAGGCAACATGCTGCAAGTCATCGTATTTGCATTGTTGTTTGGTATTGCGGTTGCTTTAGCCGGTGAAGCAGGTGAGCGCATTTCAAAGCAATTTGAAGACCTAAATGAAGTTATCATGCGTCTTGTTGTTATTTTGATGAACCTAGCACCTTACGGTGTGTTCTGTTTGATGACCACCTTATTCGTTAAGCTCGACCCAAGTGCATTTGCTAATCTGGCGGCGTACTTCTTTACCGTGTTGGGGGTATTAATTTTGCATGCCCTGCTAACCTACCCAACCTTATTGAAAGTACTTACCGGCCTAAATCCGATAATTTTCATTAAGAAAATGCGTACCACAGCAATGTTCGCGTTCTCAACCGCAAGCTCTAACGCAACCATACCGTCAACATTAAATACCACGACGAAGAAGCTCGGTGTTGGTAACTCTATTGCCTCGTTTACAGTACCTATGGGCGCCACCATCAACATGGATGGTACGGCGATTATGCAAGGTGTGGCAACGGTCTTTATTGCTCAAGTATTTAACGTAGACCTTACTGTTACCGATTTCCTTATGGTAATTGTTACTGCAACCTTAGCGTCGATTGGTACAGCGGGTGTACCGGGTGTTGGTCTTATCATGCTTGCCATGGTATTGGCACAAGTTGGCTTACCTGTTGAAGGCATTGGCTTGATTATTGGTGTTGACCGTCTGCTTGATATGGTACGTACCGCTGTTAACGTGACCGGTGATTCTATGGTTACCGTTGTGGTTGGTAAAGCTGAAGGTCAATTTAACCAAGATGTATACAACAGTGTTGATGATACCCGTGGTGATCGCATCGACTTTCATCACTTAAAAGACAAATAG
- the rlmM gene encoding 23S rRNA (cytidine(2498)-2'-O)-methyltransferase RlmM: MNVIYLYCRPGFENECAAEIQEKAGWNDIYGFIKLKKNEGLVEFHVYEKSQVDVLIQKLPLTRLIFARQWFAALGEPLELPEYNRVEAIAEQLGDDFRYEDLRIETLDTNDGKALSKFSRKLSVPLRQHLRKSGVLAEKEQGEQGRGATNLHALFFSGQLVQLGYSYVANSSPLAMGIPRLKFPSQAPSRSTLKLDEAFLYFVPRSEWDTRLTSGLNAVDLGSAPGGWTYQLVRRGMMVKAVDNGPMADSLMDTGQVKHYQQDGFKFRPSKKNNYWLVCDMIENSTRVAKLMASWIVDGDCKEAMFNLKLQPGKTRYQQVMKNLQQIKDTMSEHDIWYEMYAKHLYYDREEVTVHVRVLGNK, encoded by the coding sequence ATGAATGTCATTTATTTATATTGTCGTCCCGGTTTTGAAAACGAGTGTGCGGCAGAAATACAAGAAAAAGCCGGTTGGAATGATATCTACGGGTTTATCAAACTGAAGAAAAATGAAGGTTTGGTGGAATTTCATGTTTATGAAAAAAGTCAGGTAGACGTGCTTATTCAGAAGCTACCATTAACCCGCCTGATTTTTGCTCGCCAATGGTTCGCGGCGTTAGGTGAACCATTAGAGTTACCTGAATACAACCGTGTTGAAGCGATTGCCGAGCAACTTGGCGATGACTTTCGTTATGAAGACTTGCGGATTGAAACCTTAGATACCAATGATGGCAAAGCATTAAGCAAATTTTCTCGTAAATTGTCTGTGCCATTGCGTCAGCATTTGCGAAAGTCTGGCGTTCTCGCTGAAAAAGAGCAGGGCGAACAAGGCCGCGGAGCAACCAATTTGCATGCTTTATTCTTCTCTGGTCAGTTAGTGCAATTGGGCTATTCGTATGTCGCAAACAGTTCGCCATTAGCTATGGGCATTCCAAGGCTAAAATTCCCGTCTCAAGCACCAAGCCGTTCAACTTTAAAACTTGATGAAGCGTTTTTGTATTTCGTTCCGCGCAGCGAATGGGATACCCGCTTAACGTCAGGCCTTAATGCCGTTGATTTAGGATCAGCACCCGGAGGTTGGACTTATCAATTGGTTCGCAGAGGCATGATGGTCAAAGCGGTTGATAACGGACCTATGGCAGATAGTTTGATGGATACCGGACAAGTGAAACACTATCAACAAGACGGTTTTAAGTTTCGTCCATCGAAGAAGAACAACTACTGGTTGGTTTGCGATATGATCGAAAACTCAACTCGCGTTGCAAAATTGATGGCCAGTTGGATTGTCGATGGTGATTGTAAAGAGGCTATGTTTAATTTGAAATTGCAGCCAGGAAAAACTCGTTACCAACAAGTGATGAAAAATTTACAGCAAATCAAAGATACTATGTCCGAACATGATATTTGGTACGAAATGTACGCCAAACACCTTTACTACGATCGTGAAGAGGTGACCGTACACGTACGTGTATTGGGCAATAAATAA